A single region of the Brachypodium distachyon strain Bd21 chromosome 3, Brachypodium_distachyon_v3.0, whole genome shotgun sequence genome encodes:
- the LOC100827890 gene encoding uncharacterized protein LOC100827890 translates to MDLWERARSFAGEAAKRSQELSLEAAKRSSVLVSETAKKSKEIFSETATKSREIAAEATKQADLLAGQIMHLASDIPVPSIPPIPSIPPIPSAAESEPDAAELERYGITEDLREFVKGMTISTFRDFPLQEEPEMSDVPTVSNVRQDLNEWQARHATLVLSAVKEISKFRYELCPRYMKERKFWRIYFLLVNNYIALYETKYFEELKVKAEEEKRISQQEVSQTSQATTSEQTETKVQSKTSTSSNREHDLDVFLLGDLGSDDEGPDGGDEGLDDDFDKIDGASGLESDEDEKKSATGNSETAKE, encoded by the exons ATGGATCTCTGGGAGAGGGCTCGGTCCttcgccggcgaggcggccAAGCGGTCGCAGGAGCTGTCCTTGGAGGCGGCCAAGCGGTCGTCGGTGCTGGTGTCGGAGACGGCGAAGAAGTCCAAGGAGATCTTCTCGGAGACCGCCACCAAGTCTCGCGAGATCGCCGCGGAGGCAACGAAGCAGGCcgacctcctcgccggccAGATCATGCACCTCGCATCGGACATCCCCGTCCCCTCCATCCCACCAATTCCCTCGATCCCGCCCATCCCCTCCGCGGCCGAGTCggagcccgacgccgccgagctcgAGCGCTACGGCATCACCGAAGACCTCCGCGAGTTCGTCAAGGGCATGACCATAAGCACCTTCCGCGACTTCCCCTTGCAAG AAGAGCCGGAGATGTCGGATGTGCCCACGGTGTCGAATGTGCGTCAGGATCTGAACGAATGGCAGGCCAGGCACGCCACTCTCGTCCTCTCGGCCGTCAAG GAAATTTCAAAGTTCAGATATGAGCTGTGCCCACGATACATGAAAGAGCGAAAATTCTGGcgaatttattttttgctaGTAAACAACTACATAGCCCT TTACGAGACCAAGTATTTTGAGGAGCTGAAAGTGAAAGCCGAGGAGGAAAAAAGGATTTCCCAGCAGGAAGTATCACAGACCTCACAGGCTACAACTTCAGAACAGACAGAGACGAAGGTGCAAAGCAAGACATCCACTTCATCAAATCGAGAGCATGATCTggatgtttttcttcttggagaTCTGGGCAGTGATGATGAGGGCCCTG ATGGTGGCGATGAAGGGCTAGATGATGACTTCGATAAGATAGATGGTGCCTCA GGTTTAGAGAGCGATGAAGACGAGAAGAAGTCAGCAACAGGCAATTCAGAGACTGCGAAGGAGTAG